In a single window of the Balaenoptera acutorostrata chromosome 3, mBalAcu1.1, whole genome shotgun sequence genome:
- the POLG gene encoding DNA polymerase subunit gamma-1 isoform X3, whose protein sequence is MSRLLWRKVAGATVGSGPVPAPGRWVSSSASVPVPSDGQPQPQPPPVPSSEGGQLRHNPLHIQMLSRGLHEQIFGHGGEMPGEAAVRRSVEHLQKHGLWGQPAAPLPDVELRLPPLYGGSLDQHFRLLAQKQSLPYLEAANLLLQAQLAPRPPSWAWAEGWTRYGPAGEAEPVAIPEERALVFDVEVCLAEGTCPTLAVAISPSAWYSWCSRRLVEERYSWTSQLSPADLIPLEVPASAGGPTQRDWQEQLVVGHNVSFDRAHVREQYLIRGSRMRFLDTMSMHMAISGLSSFQRSLWMAAKQGKRKARHPTQRGQKSQSKANGPAISSWDWLDISSVNNLADVHSLYVGGPRLEKEPRELFVKGSMKDIRENFQDLMQYCAQDVWATYEVFQQQLPLFLERCPHPVTLAGMLEMGVSYLPVNQNWERYLAEAQSTYEELQWEMKKSLMDLANDACQLLSGERYKEDPWLWDLEWDLQEFKQKKAKKVKRKEPATASKLPVEGPEAPGDPKDQEDPGPPSEEEEFQRDVMARACLEQLRGTTELLPKRPQHLPGHPGWYRKLCPRLDDPAWTPGPSLLSLQMRVTPKLMALTWDGFPLHYSERHGWGYLVPGRRDNLAKVPPGSGLTSAGVACPYTAIESLYRKHCLEQGKQQLELQEADLAEEFLLTDSSAMWQTVEEMGCLEVEAEARMENLRVAVPGQPPALTAAGGPKASQPAYHHGNGPYNDVDIPGCWFFKLPHKDGNSCNVGSPFAKDFLPKMEDGTLQAGPGGASGPRALEINKMISFWRNAHKRISSQMVVWLPRSALPRAVTRHPHYDEEGRYGAILPQVVTAGTITRRAVEPTWLTASNARPDRVGSELKAMVQAPPGYVLVGADVDSQELWIAAVLGDAHFAGMHGCTAFGWMTLQGRKSRGTDLHSKTAATVGISREHAKVFNYGRIYGAGQPFAERLLMQFNHRLTRQEAAEKAQQMYAVTKGLRRYRLSDEGEWLVRELDLPVDRTEDGWVSLQDLRKIQREASRKSQWKKWEVVAERAWMGGTESEMFNKLESIAMSDTPRTPVLGCRITRALEPSAVQGEFMTSRVNWVVQSSAVDYLHLMLVAMKWLFEEFAIDGRFCISIHDEVRYLVREEDRYRAALALQITNLLTR, encoded by the exons ATGAGCCGCCTGCTCTGGAGGAAGGTGGCCGGCGCCACCGTCGGGTCAGGGCCGGTTCCAGCTCCGGGGCGTTGGGTCTCCAGCTCCGCCTCCGTCCCCGTCCCCAGCGACGggcagccgcagccgcagccgccGCCAGTGCCGTCCTCGGAGGGCGGGCAGCTGCGGCACAACCCATTGCACATCCAGATGCTCTCGAGAGGGCTTCACGAGCAAATCTTCGGGCACGGCGGGGAGATGCCCGGCGAGGCCGCGGTGCGCCGCAGCGTCGAGCACCTGCAGAAGCACGGGCTCTGGGGTCAGCCGGCCGCGCCCTTGCCCGACGTGGAGCTGCGCCTGCCGCCCCTCTACGGGGGCAGCCTGGACCAGCACTTCCGCCTCCTGGCCCAGAAGCAGAGCCTGCCCTACCTGGAGGCGGCCAACTTGTTATTGCAGGCCCAGCTGGCCCCCCGGCCCCCGAGCTGGGCCTGGGCGGAGGGCTGGACCCGGTACGGCCCCGCGGGGGAGGCCGAACCCGTGGCCATCCCCGAGGAGCGGGCCCTGGTGTTCGACGTGGAGGTCTGCTTGGCAGAGGGAACTTGCCCCACATTGGCGGTGGCCATATCCCCCTCGGCCTG GTATTCCTGGTGCAGCCGGCGGCTGGTGGAAGAGCGTTACTCTTGGACCAGCCAGCTGTCGCCGGCTGACCTCATTCCCCTGGAGGTCCCTGCCAGTGCCGGCGGCCCCACCCAGCGAGACTGGCAGGAGCAGTTAGTGGTGGGGCACAACGTGTCCTTCGACCGGGCCCATGTCAGGGAGCAGTACCTGATCCGG GGCTCCCGCATGCGCTTCCTGGACACCATGAGCATGCACATGGCCATCTCAGGGCTAAGCAGCTTCCAGCGCAGTCTGTGGATGGCAGCCAAGCAGGGCAAGCGCAAGGCCCGGCACCCCACACAGCGAGGCCAGAAATCCCAGAGCAAAGCCAACGGCCCAGCG ATCTCATCCTGGGACTGGCTGGACATCAGCAGTGTCAATAATCTGGCAGACGTGCACAGCCTCTACGTGGGGGGGCCTCGCTTAGAGAAGGAGCCCCGCGAGCTGTTTGTCAAGGGTAGCATGAAGGACATCCGTGAGAACTTCCAG GACCTGATGCAGTACTGTGCCCAGGACGTGTGGGCCACCTATGAGGTTTTCCAGCAGCAGCTACCGCTCTTCTTggagag GTGTCCCCACCCGGTGACTCTGGCTGGCATGTTGGAGATGGGTGTCTCCTACCTGCCCGTCAACCAGAACTGGGAGCGTTACCTGGCGGAGGCACAGAGCACCTACGAGGAGCTCCAGTGGGAGATGAAGAAGTCACTGATGGACTTGGCCAACGATGCCTGCCAGCTGCTCTCAGGAGAGAG GTACAAAGAAGATCCCTGGCTCTGGGACCTAGAGTGGGACCTACAGGAATTTAAGCAGAAGAAGGCAAAGAAGGTGAAGAGGAAGGAGCCGGCCACAGCCAGCAAGTTGCCTGTCGAGGGGCCCGAGGCCCCTGGGGATCCCAAGGATCAGGAAG ACCCTGGCCCCCCCAGTGAGGAGGAGGAGTTTCAGCGAGATGTCATGGCCCGCGCCTGCTTGGAGCAGCTGAGAGGGACCACAGAGCTCCTGCCCAAGCGGCCCCAGCACCTTCCTGGGCACCCAGG GTGGTATCGGAAGCTCTGTCCCCGGCTAGATGACCCTGCGTGGACCCCAGGCCCCAGTCTTCTCAGTCTCCAGATGCGGGTCACACCTAAACTCATGGCGCTGACCTGGGACGGCTTCCCTCTGCACTACTCGGAGCGGCATGGCTGGGGATACCTGGTGCCCGGGCGGCGGGACAACCTGGCTAAGGTGCCACCAGGCAGCGGCCTAACGTCGGCTGGGGTGGCCTGCCCCTACAC AGCCATCGAGTCCCTGTACAGGAAGCACTGTCTTGAACAGGGGAAGCAGCAGCTGGAGCTACAGGAGGCAGACCTGGCTGAGGAGTTTCTGCTCACCGACAGCAGTGCCATGTGGCAGACG GTGGAAGAAATGGGCTGCTTAGAAGTGGAGGCCGAGGCCAGGATGGAGAACTTGCGAGTGGCAGTTCCAGGTCAACCCCCAGCTCTG ACTGCTGCTGGGGGCCCAAAAGCCAGCCAGCCAGCTTATCACCATGGCAACGGACCCTACAATGATGTGGATATCCCCGGCTGCTGGTTCTTCAAGCTGCCTCACAAG GATGGTAACAGCTGCAATGTGGGCAGCCCCTTTGCCAAAGACTTCCTGCCCAAGATGGAGGACGGCACCCTGCAGGCTGGCCCAGGAGGTGCCAGTGGGCCCCGTGCCTTGGAAATCaacaaaatgatttctttttggaGGAACGCCCATAAACGTATCAG CTCCCAGATGGTGGTGTGGCTGCCCAGGTCAGCTCTGCCCCGTGCTGTGACCAG GCACCCACACTATGATGAGGAAGGCCGCTACGGGGCCATCCTGCCCCAGGTCGTGACCGCTGGCACCATCACTCGACGGGCTGTAGAGCCCACGTGGCTCACTGCCAGCAACGCCCGG CCTGACCGAGTAGGCAGTGAGTTGAAGGCCATGGTGCAGGCCCCGCCCGGCTACGTCCTCGTGGGTGCTGATGTGGACTCCCAGGAGCTGTGGATTGCAGCTGTGCTTGGAGATGCCCACTTTGCCGGCATGCATG GCTGCACAGCCTTTGGGTGGATGACACTGCAGGGCAGGAAGAGCAGGGGCACCGATCTACACAGTAAGACAGCTGCCACAGTGGGCATCAGCCGTGAGCACGCCAAGGTCTTCAACTATGGCCGCATCTATGGGGCCGGGCAGCCCTTCGCTGAACGCCTGCTAATGCAGTTCAACCACCGGCTCACGCGGCAGGAGGCAGCTGAGAAGGCCCAACAGATGTATGCGGTCACCAAGGGCCTCCGCAG gtatCGGCTGTCAGATGAGGGCGAGTGGCTGGTGAGGGAGTTGGACCTCCCTGTGGACAGGACCGAGGATGGCTGGGTTTCCCTGCAGGATCTACGCAAGATCCAGAGAGAAGCTTCTAGGAA ATCTCAATGGAAGAAGTGGGAGGTGGTTGCTGAACGAGCCTGGATGGGGGGCACAGAGTCAGAAATGTTCAATAAGCTGGAGAGCATTGCGATGTCTGACACACCACGTACCCCGGTGCTGGGCTGCCGCATCACCCGAGCCCTGGAGCCCTCTGCTGTCCAGGGGGAG TTTATGACCAGCCGTGTGAATTGGGTGGTGCAGAGCTCCGCTGTGGACTACTTACACCTCATGCTTGTGGCCATGAAGTGGCTGTTTGAGGAGTTTGCCATCGATGGGCGCTTCTGCATCAGCATCCACGATGAGGTTCGCTACCTGGTGCGGGAGGAGGACCGCTACCGCGCTGCCCTCGCCCTGCAGATCACCAACCTCTTGACCAG GTGA
- the POLG gene encoding DNA polymerase subunit gamma-1 isoform X2 — translation MSRLLWRKVAGATVGSGPVPAPGRWVSSSASVPVPSDGQPQPQPPPVPSSEGGQLRHNPLHIQMLSRGLHEQIFGHGGEMPGEAAVRRSVEHLQKHGLWGQPAAPLPDVELRLPPLYGGSLDQHFRLLAQKQSLPYLEAANLLLQAQLAPRPPSWAWAEGWTRYGPAGEAEPVAIPEERALVFDVEVCLAEGTCPTLAVAISPSAWYSWCSRRLVEERYSWTSQLSPADLIPLEVPASAGGPTQRDWQEQLVVGHNVSFDRAHVREQYLIRGSRMRFLDTMSMHMAISGLSSFQRSLWMAAKQGKRKARHPTQRGQKSQSKANGPAISSWDWLDISSVNNLADVHSLYVGGPRLEKEPRELFVKGSMKDIRENFQDLMQYCAQDVWATYEVFQQQLPLFLERCPHPVTLAGMLEMGVSYLPVNQNWERYLAEAQSTYEELQWEMKKSLMDLANDACQLLSGERYKEDPWLWDLEWDLQEFKQKKAKKVKRKEPATASKLPVEGPEAPGDPKDQEDPGPPSEEEEFQRDVMARACLEQLRGTTELLPKRPQHLPGHPGWYRKLCPRLDDPAWTPGPSLLSLQMRVTPKLMALTWDGFPLHYSERHGWGYLVPGRRDNLAKVPPGSGLTSAGVACPYTAIESLYRKHCLEQGKQQLELQEADLAEEFLLTDSSAMWQTVEEMGCLEVEAEARMENLRVAVPGQPPALTAAGGPKASQPAYHHGNGPYNDVDIPGCWFFKLPHKDGNSCNVGSPFAKDFLPKMEDGTLQAGPGGASGPRALEINKMISFWRNAHKRISSQMVVWLPRSALPRAVTRHPHYDEEGRYGAILPQVVTAGTITRRAVEPTWLTASNARPDRVGSELKAMVQAPPGYVLVGADVDSQELWIAAVLGDAHFAGMHGCTAFGWMTLQGRKSRGTDLHSKTAATVGISREHAKVFNYGRIYGAGQPFAERLLMQFNHRLTRQEAAEKAQQMYAVTKGLRRSQWKKWEVVAERAWMGGTESEMFNKLESIAMSDTPRTPVLGCRITRALEPSAVQGEFMTSRVNWVVQSSAVDYLHLMLVAMKWLFEEFAIDGRFCISIHDEVRYLVREEDRYRAALALQITNLLTRCMFAYKLGLNDLPQSVAFFSTVDIDQCLRKEVTMDCKTPSNPTGMERRYGIPEGEALDIYQIIELTKGSLEK, via the exons ATGAGCCGCCTGCTCTGGAGGAAGGTGGCCGGCGCCACCGTCGGGTCAGGGCCGGTTCCAGCTCCGGGGCGTTGGGTCTCCAGCTCCGCCTCCGTCCCCGTCCCCAGCGACGggcagccgcagccgcagccgccGCCAGTGCCGTCCTCGGAGGGCGGGCAGCTGCGGCACAACCCATTGCACATCCAGATGCTCTCGAGAGGGCTTCACGAGCAAATCTTCGGGCACGGCGGGGAGATGCCCGGCGAGGCCGCGGTGCGCCGCAGCGTCGAGCACCTGCAGAAGCACGGGCTCTGGGGTCAGCCGGCCGCGCCCTTGCCCGACGTGGAGCTGCGCCTGCCGCCCCTCTACGGGGGCAGCCTGGACCAGCACTTCCGCCTCCTGGCCCAGAAGCAGAGCCTGCCCTACCTGGAGGCGGCCAACTTGTTATTGCAGGCCCAGCTGGCCCCCCGGCCCCCGAGCTGGGCCTGGGCGGAGGGCTGGACCCGGTACGGCCCCGCGGGGGAGGCCGAACCCGTGGCCATCCCCGAGGAGCGGGCCCTGGTGTTCGACGTGGAGGTCTGCTTGGCAGAGGGAACTTGCCCCACATTGGCGGTGGCCATATCCCCCTCGGCCTG GTATTCCTGGTGCAGCCGGCGGCTGGTGGAAGAGCGTTACTCTTGGACCAGCCAGCTGTCGCCGGCTGACCTCATTCCCCTGGAGGTCCCTGCCAGTGCCGGCGGCCCCACCCAGCGAGACTGGCAGGAGCAGTTAGTGGTGGGGCACAACGTGTCCTTCGACCGGGCCCATGTCAGGGAGCAGTACCTGATCCGG GGCTCCCGCATGCGCTTCCTGGACACCATGAGCATGCACATGGCCATCTCAGGGCTAAGCAGCTTCCAGCGCAGTCTGTGGATGGCAGCCAAGCAGGGCAAGCGCAAGGCCCGGCACCCCACACAGCGAGGCCAGAAATCCCAGAGCAAAGCCAACGGCCCAGCG ATCTCATCCTGGGACTGGCTGGACATCAGCAGTGTCAATAATCTGGCAGACGTGCACAGCCTCTACGTGGGGGGGCCTCGCTTAGAGAAGGAGCCCCGCGAGCTGTTTGTCAAGGGTAGCATGAAGGACATCCGTGAGAACTTCCAG GACCTGATGCAGTACTGTGCCCAGGACGTGTGGGCCACCTATGAGGTTTTCCAGCAGCAGCTACCGCTCTTCTTggagag GTGTCCCCACCCGGTGACTCTGGCTGGCATGTTGGAGATGGGTGTCTCCTACCTGCCCGTCAACCAGAACTGGGAGCGTTACCTGGCGGAGGCACAGAGCACCTACGAGGAGCTCCAGTGGGAGATGAAGAAGTCACTGATGGACTTGGCCAACGATGCCTGCCAGCTGCTCTCAGGAGAGAG GTACAAAGAAGATCCCTGGCTCTGGGACCTAGAGTGGGACCTACAGGAATTTAAGCAGAAGAAGGCAAAGAAGGTGAAGAGGAAGGAGCCGGCCACAGCCAGCAAGTTGCCTGTCGAGGGGCCCGAGGCCCCTGGGGATCCCAAGGATCAGGAAG ACCCTGGCCCCCCCAGTGAGGAGGAGGAGTTTCAGCGAGATGTCATGGCCCGCGCCTGCTTGGAGCAGCTGAGAGGGACCACAGAGCTCCTGCCCAAGCGGCCCCAGCACCTTCCTGGGCACCCAGG GTGGTATCGGAAGCTCTGTCCCCGGCTAGATGACCCTGCGTGGACCCCAGGCCCCAGTCTTCTCAGTCTCCAGATGCGGGTCACACCTAAACTCATGGCGCTGACCTGGGACGGCTTCCCTCTGCACTACTCGGAGCGGCATGGCTGGGGATACCTGGTGCCCGGGCGGCGGGACAACCTGGCTAAGGTGCCACCAGGCAGCGGCCTAACGTCGGCTGGGGTGGCCTGCCCCTACAC AGCCATCGAGTCCCTGTACAGGAAGCACTGTCTTGAACAGGGGAAGCAGCAGCTGGAGCTACAGGAGGCAGACCTGGCTGAGGAGTTTCTGCTCACCGACAGCAGTGCCATGTGGCAGACG GTGGAAGAAATGGGCTGCTTAGAAGTGGAGGCCGAGGCCAGGATGGAGAACTTGCGAGTGGCAGTTCCAGGTCAACCCCCAGCTCTG ACTGCTGCTGGGGGCCCAAAAGCCAGCCAGCCAGCTTATCACCATGGCAACGGACCCTACAATGATGTGGATATCCCCGGCTGCTGGTTCTTCAAGCTGCCTCACAAG GATGGTAACAGCTGCAATGTGGGCAGCCCCTTTGCCAAAGACTTCCTGCCCAAGATGGAGGACGGCACCCTGCAGGCTGGCCCAGGAGGTGCCAGTGGGCCCCGTGCCTTGGAAATCaacaaaatgatttctttttggaGGAACGCCCATAAACGTATCAG CTCCCAGATGGTGGTGTGGCTGCCCAGGTCAGCTCTGCCCCGTGCTGTGACCAG GCACCCACACTATGATGAGGAAGGCCGCTACGGGGCCATCCTGCCCCAGGTCGTGACCGCTGGCACCATCACTCGACGGGCTGTAGAGCCCACGTGGCTCACTGCCAGCAACGCCCGG CCTGACCGAGTAGGCAGTGAGTTGAAGGCCATGGTGCAGGCCCCGCCCGGCTACGTCCTCGTGGGTGCTGATGTGGACTCCCAGGAGCTGTGGATTGCAGCTGTGCTTGGAGATGCCCACTTTGCCGGCATGCATG GCTGCACAGCCTTTGGGTGGATGACACTGCAGGGCAGGAAGAGCAGGGGCACCGATCTACACAGTAAGACAGCTGCCACAGTGGGCATCAGCCGTGAGCACGCCAAGGTCTTCAACTATGGCCGCATCTATGGGGCCGGGCAGCCCTTCGCTGAACGCCTGCTAATGCAGTTCAACCACCGGCTCACGCGGCAGGAGGCAGCTGAGAAGGCCCAACAGATGTATGCGGTCACCAAGGGCCTCCGCAG ATCTCAATGGAAGAAGTGGGAGGTGGTTGCTGAACGAGCCTGGATGGGGGGCACAGAGTCAGAAATGTTCAATAAGCTGGAGAGCATTGCGATGTCTGACACACCACGTACCCCGGTGCTGGGCTGCCGCATCACCCGAGCCCTGGAGCCCTCTGCTGTCCAGGGGGAG TTTATGACCAGCCGTGTGAATTGGGTGGTGCAGAGCTCCGCTGTGGACTACTTACACCTCATGCTTGTGGCCATGAAGTGGCTGTTTGAGGAGTTTGCCATCGATGGGCGCTTCTGCATCAGCATCCACGATGAGGTTCGCTACCTGGTGCGGGAGGAGGACCGCTACCGCGCTGCCCTCGCCCTGCAGATCACCAACCTCTTGACCAG GTGCATGTTTGCCTACAAGCTGGGTCTGAATGACTTGCCCCAGTCAGTCGCCTTTTTCAGTACAGTTGATATCGACCAGTGCCTCAGGAAGGAAGTGACCATGGATTGTAAAACCCCTTCCAACCCAACTGGGATGGAAAGGAGATACGGGATTCCCGAGG GTGAAGCACTGGATATTTACCAGATAATTGAACTCACCAAAGGCTCCCTGGAAAAATGA
- the POLG gene encoding DNA polymerase subunit gamma-1 isoform X1, producing MSRLLWRKVAGATVGSGPVPAPGRWVSSSASVPVPSDGQPQPQPPPVPSSEGGQLRHNPLHIQMLSRGLHEQIFGHGGEMPGEAAVRRSVEHLQKHGLWGQPAAPLPDVELRLPPLYGGSLDQHFRLLAQKQSLPYLEAANLLLQAQLAPRPPSWAWAEGWTRYGPAGEAEPVAIPEERALVFDVEVCLAEGTCPTLAVAISPSAWYSWCSRRLVEERYSWTSQLSPADLIPLEVPASAGGPTQRDWQEQLVVGHNVSFDRAHVREQYLIRGSRMRFLDTMSMHMAISGLSSFQRSLWMAAKQGKRKARHPTQRGQKSQSKANGPAISSWDWLDISSVNNLADVHSLYVGGPRLEKEPRELFVKGSMKDIRENFQDLMQYCAQDVWATYEVFQQQLPLFLERCPHPVTLAGMLEMGVSYLPVNQNWERYLAEAQSTYEELQWEMKKSLMDLANDACQLLSGERYKEDPWLWDLEWDLQEFKQKKAKKVKRKEPATASKLPVEGPEAPGDPKDQEDPGPPSEEEEFQRDVMARACLEQLRGTTELLPKRPQHLPGHPGWYRKLCPRLDDPAWTPGPSLLSLQMRVTPKLMALTWDGFPLHYSERHGWGYLVPGRRDNLAKVPPGSGLTSAGVACPYTAIESLYRKHCLEQGKQQLELQEADLAEEFLLTDSSAMWQTVEEMGCLEVEAEARMENLRVAVPGQPPALTAAGGPKASQPAYHHGNGPYNDVDIPGCWFFKLPHKDGNSCNVGSPFAKDFLPKMEDGTLQAGPGGASGPRALEINKMISFWRNAHKRISSQMVVWLPRSALPRAVTRHPHYDEEGRYGAILPQVVTAGTITRRAVEPTWLTASNARPDRVGSELKAMVQAPPGYVLVGADVDSQELWIAAVLGDAHFAGMHGCTAFGWMTLQGRKSRGTDLHSKTAATVGISREHAKVFNYGRIYGAGQPFAERLLMQFNHRLTRQEAAEKAQQMYAVTKGLRRYRLSDEGEWLVRELDLPVDRTEDGWVSLQDLRKIQREASRKSQWKKWEVVAERAWMGGTESEMFNKLESIAMSDTPRTPVLGCRITRALEPSAVQGEFMTSRVNWVVQSSAVDYLHLMLVAMKWLFEEFAIDGRFCISIHDEVRYLVREEDRYRAALALQITNLLTRCMFAYKLGLNDLPQSVAFFSTVDIDQCLRKEVTMDCKTPSNPTGMERRYGIPEGEALDIYQIIELTKGSLEK from the exons ATGAGCCGCCTGCTCTGGAGGAAGGTGGCCGGCGCCACCGTCGGGTCAGGGCCGGTTCCAGCTCCGGGGCGTTGGGTCTCCAGCTCCGCCTCCGTCCCCGTCCCCAGCGACGggcagccgcagccgcagccgccGCCAGTGCCGTCCTCGGAGGGCGGGCAGCTGCGGCACAACCCATTGCACATCCAGATGCTCTCGAGAGGGCTTCACGAGCAAATCTTCGGGCACGGCGGGGAGATGCCCGGCGAGGCCGCGGTGCGCCGCAGCGTCGAGCACCTGCAGAAGCACGGGCTCTGGGGTCAGCCGGCCGCGCCCTTGCCCGACGTGGAGCTGCGCCTGCCGCCCCTCTACGGGGGCAGCCTGGACCAGCACTTCCGCCTCCTGGCCCAGAAGCAGAGCCTGCCCTACCTGGAGGCGGCCAACTTGTTATTGCAGGCCCAGCTGGCCCCCCGGCCCCCGAGCTGGGCCTGGGCGGAGGGCTGGACCCGGTACGGCCCCGCGGGGGAGGCCGAACCCGTGGCCATCCCCGAGGAGCGGGCCCTGGTGTTCGACGTGGAGGTCTGCTTGGCAGAGGGAACTTGCCCCACATTGGCGGTGGCCATATCCCCCTCGGCCTG GTATTCCTGGTGCAGCCGGCGGCTGGTGGAAGAGCGTTACTCTTGGACCAGCCAGCTGTCGCCGGCTGACCTCATTCCCCTGGAGGTCCCTGCCAGTGCCGGCGGCCCCACCCAGCGAGACTGGCAGGAGCAGTTAGTGGTGGGGCACAACGTGTCCTTCGACCGGGCCCATGTCAGGGAGCAGTACCTGATCCGG GGCTCCCGCATGCGCTTCCTGGACACCATGAGCATGCACATGGCCATCTCAGGGCTAAGCAGCTTCCAGCGCAGTCTGTGGATGGCAGCCAAGCAGGGCAAGCGCAAGGCCCGGCACCCCACACAGCGAGGCCAGAAATCCCAGAGCAAAGCCAACGGCCCAGCG ATCTCATCCTGGGACTGGCTGGACATCAGCAGTGTCAATAATCTGGCAGACGTGCACAGCCTCTACGTGGGGGGGCCTCGCTTAGAGAAGGAGCCCCGCGAGCTGTTTGTCAAGGGTAGCATGAAGGACATCCGTGAGAACTTCCAG GACCTGATGCAGTACTGTGCCCAGGACGTGTGGGCCACCTATGAGGTTTTCCAGCAGCAGCTACCGCTCTTCTTggagag GTGTCCCCACCCGGTGACTCTGGCTGGCATGTTGGAGATGGGTGTCTCCTACCTGCCCGTCAACCAGAACTGGGAGCGTTACCTGGCGGAGGCACAGAGCACCTACGAGGAGCTCCAGTGGGAGATGAAGAAGTCACTGATGGACTTGGCCAACGATGCCTGCCAGCTGCTCTCAGGAGAGAG GTACAAAGAAGATCCCTGGCTCTGGGACCTAGAGTGGGACCTACAGGAATTTAAGCAGAAGAAGGCAAAGAAGGTGAAGAGGAAGGAGCCGGCCACAGCCAGCAAGTTGCCTGTCGAGGGGCCCGAGGCCCCTGGGGATCCCAAGGATCAGGAAG ACCCTGGCCCCCCCAGTGAGGAGGAGGAGTTTCAGCGAGATGTCATGGCCCGCGCCTGCTTGGAGCAGCTGAGAGGGACCACAGAGCTCCTGCCCAAGCGGCCCCAGCACCTTCCTGGGCACCCAGG GTGGTATCGGAAGCTCTGTCCCCGGCTAGATGACCCTGCGTGGACCCCAGGCCCCAGTCTTCTCAGTCTCCAGATGCGGGTCACACCTAAACTCATGGCGCTGACCTGGGACGGCTTCCCTCTGCACTACTCGGAGCGGCATGGCTGGGGATACCTGGTGCCCGGGCGGCGGGACAACCTGGCTAAGGTGCCACCAGGCAGCGGCCTAACGTCGGCTGGGGTGGCCTGCCCCTACAC AGCCATCGAGTCCCTGTACAGGAAGCACTGTCTTGAACAGGGGAAGCAGCAGCTGGAGCTACAGGAGGCAGACCTGGCTGAGGAGTTTCTGCTCACCGACAGCAGTGCCATGTGGCAGACG GTGGAAGAAATGGGCTGCTTAGAAGTGGAGGCCGAGGCCAGGATGGAGAACTTGCGAGTGGCAGTTCCAGGTCAACCCCCAGCTCTG ACTGCTGCTGGGGGCCCAAAAGCCAGCCAGCCAGCTTATCACCATGGCAACGGACCCTACAATGATGTGGATATCCCCGGCTGCTGGTTCTTCAAGCTGCCTCACAAG GATGGTAACAGCTGCAATGTGGGCAGCCCCTTTGCCAAAGACTTCCTGCCCAAGATGGAGGACGGCACCCTGCAGGCTGGCCCAGGAGGTGCCAGTGGGCCCCGTGCCTTGGAAATCaacaaaatgatttctttttggaGGAACGCCCATAAACGTATCAG CTCCCAGATGGTGGTGTGGCTGCCCAGGTCAGCTCTGCCCCGTGCTGTGACCAG GCACCCACACTATGATGAGGAAGGCCGCTACGGGGCCATCCTGCCCCAGGTCGTGACCGCTGGCACCATCACTCGACGGGCTGTAGAGCCCACGTGGCTCACTGCCAGCAACGCCCGG CCTGACCGAGTAGGCAGTGAGTTGAAGGCCATGGTGCAGGCCCCGCCCGGCTACGTCCTCGTGGGTGCTGATGTGGACTCCCAGGAGCTGTGGATTGCAGCTGTGCTTGGAGATGCCCACTTTGCCGGCATGCATG GCTGCACAGCCTTTGGGTGGATGACACTGCAGGGCAGGAAGAGCAGGGGCACCGATCTACACAGTAAGACAGCTGCCACAGTGGGCATCAGCCGTGAGCACGCCAAGGTCTTCAACTATGGCCGCATCTATGGGGCCGGGCAGCCCTTCGCTGAACGCCTGCTAATGCAGTTCAACCACCGGCTCACGCGGCAGGAGGCAGCTGAGAAGGCCCAACAGATGTATGCGGTCACCAAGGGCCTCCGCAG gtatCGGCTGTCAGATGAGGGCGAGTGGCTGGTGAGGGAGTTGGACCTCCCTGTGGACAGGACCGAGGATGGCTGGGTTTCCCTGCAGGATCTACGCAAGATCCAGAGAGAAGCTTCTAGGAA ATCTCAATGGAAGAAGTGGGAGGTGGTTGCTGAACGAGCCTGGATGGGGGGCACAGAGTCAGAAATGTTCAATAAGCTGGAGAGCATTGCGATGTCTGACACACCACGTACCCCGGTGCTGGGCTGCCGCATCACCCGAGCCCTGGAGCCCTCTGCTGTCCAGGGGGAG TTTATGACCAGCCGTGTGAATTGGGTGGTGCAGAGCTCCGCTGTGGACTACTTACACCTCATGCTTGTGGCCATGAAGTGGCTGTTTGAGGAGTTTGCCATCGATGGGCGCTTCTGCATCAGCATCCACGATGAGGTTCGCTACCTGGTGCGGGAGGAGGACCGCTACCGCGCTGCCCTCGCCCTGCAGATCACCAACCTCTTGACCAG GTGCATGTTTGCCTACAAGCTGGGTCTGAATGACTTGCCCCAGTCAGTCGCCTTTTTCAGTACAGTTGATATCGACCAGTGCCTCAGGAAGGAAGTGACCATGGATTGTAAAACCCCTTCCAACCCAACTGGGATGGAAAGGAGATACGGGATTCCCGAGG GTGAAGCACTGGATATTTACCAGATAATTGAACTCACCAAAGGCTCCCTGGAAAAATGA